TTGGTGCGAGCCGAGTGGCGAGGGACAGAGCGAGGGGCCTGGGCAGTGTTCTGAGTACATAGTCTATGGCATAGTGCCTATGTGTTTTCGCGCGGTACGACGTCGTGCTGTGCGATTTTGTTTGCCGACCAACGCGTCGATCCCTGTGCCccgcgcacacgcgcccTCTGTAGCCCCGCTTGGCAAATAGAACGTGGCATTATTTTTATCAACGTAACGAGACCGCGATCTTCGTGAATTTGCAGCGGCGGGGGTAtttgcgccgagcgagcaATTTCTGTCGTTTTCGCACCCCCGCGCCCAAAACAACAAATTACCTTGCCTGATCCCGTGCATAGCTACCTTGCTTCCCTCCACCACTAGACGCGTCTCTGTTCGACACGTCCCCCGCCTAAGTAACACGATGCCGGCTGCTGCCTCGACTGCTAAGGGCGTCGCCAAGaaggcgaccgccgccaAGAAGGCCACGGGCCTGACCTACGAAGTATGTATATTCGACTCACGCGTTAGGATATGATCAAGGAGGCGATCATTGCGCATGGTCTCGAGGCCCGTCTCGGTCTCGGCCGCCCTACGATCAAGAAGTTTATCCTGGCCAAGCACCCCGACACGGGCAGGATCCCTCTCGCGTCGTTCACCTCGCACTTTAACCAGGCCGTTACGCGTGGCGAGTCCAAGGGCGTGTTTACGCTCCCCAagggcgcgagcggcaaggtgcgcctcgcggccaaggcgcgcgcggccacCGACAAGAAGACTGCGGCGAAGCCCGCGGCAACGAAGGCGCCCGCGAAGAAGGCGCCTGCAAAGACTGCCGGCAAGAAGACTGCGACGAACCCTGCTGTGAAAAAGACTGCTACCAAGGCTGCGCCGAAGAAGACCGCCGCGAAGGCCACCGCGAAGAAGGCGCCCGCGAAGAAGACGACCTCGAAGCCTGCCGCGAAAAAGACTGCAGTCAAGGCCGCGGCCAAGAAGGCCTCGAAGCCCGCCACCAAGGCTGCCAAGTCTACCGCGAAGAAGGCGGCCAAGCCTGCTGCCAAGGCTGCCAAGCCCGCTGCAAAGAAGGCGACCAAGCCTGCTGCCAAGAAGGCCACGAAGCCTGTTGTCAAGAAGGCGTCTACGGCCAAGGTACGTCGCTTGCCACTAACACAGACCCCTGCCAAGAAGACTGCTACGAAGAAGACTACCAAGACCAAGAAGTAGTCATACCCCCCACCCCCccacgcaccggcgcgccgcgccttgTAGTCCTGTACTCTGTATCGTTGTGGCCCTACCGCTTCACGTGATCTGCTGCGGCAGAACGTTTCTTTGAGTCACGACGTGGCTGGTGGATGCAGGCGTGGAGTCGTGCACGCCCCTATATTGCCTCTGTTCCTCGACTGATCCAGCGCACGCCCACTGCGTACATTGGTATTGCTAGGTTTTCTATGAGCGAGCCCCAGAACACGCCTCCGGCTGCCCCCCCGGCCGACAGCGAGGGCCCCTCGAAGTCGGCCCAGAAGAAGGCGGCCAAGCTTGCGGAGAAGCAGGCCAAGGCTGCTGCGAAGAATGCGCTAAAGTCGGAAAAGGTgacgcctgctgcgccgaaGAAGGAAAAGGTCAAGAAGGAGGTCAAGGAGGAGCCCCAGTGGGTCGACCCCACCGTTCCTGGCGAGAAGAAGGACCTGTCTGCGCCGATGGAGAGCGGCTACAACCCCTTGCACGTCGAGTCTTCCTGGTTCGAGTGGTGGGAGAAGCAGGGCTTCTTTGCGCCTAAGGagccgagcgagtcggACCCCTACGACCCTGCGCGCACCTTTGTCGTGCCGCTGCCTCCGCCGAATGTGAccggtgcgctgcacatTGGCCATGCGCTCACGATCTCGATCcaggacgcgctcgtgcgcttcTACCGCATGAAGGGCTACCGCGTGCTGTATAACCCCGGCTTTGACCACGCCGGTATTTCGACGCAGAGCGTGGTCGagaagcgcctcgcgcgcctcgaagGCAAATCGCGCTACGACTACGGCCGCGAGGCCTTCCTCGAGAAGGTCTTTGCGTGGAAGGATGAATACAAGGAGCGTATCGGCAGCCagatgcgccgcctcggtgccTCGTTCGACTTCTCCCGCGAGGTCTTTACCATGGACGagtcgccgtcgcgtgCGGTGACGGAGAACTTCTGCCGGATGCACGAGGACGGTATTCTGTACCGTGCGAACCGCCTGGTGAACTGGTGTGTGCAGCTGAACACCACCCTGTCGAACCTCGAGGTGGACCAGAAGCAGCTGAACGGCCGCACGCTGATGAACGTGCCTGGCTACCCTGCgaacgagcgcatcgagttTGGTGTGATCACCTCGTTTGCCTACCAGATtgtcggcagcgacgagcgcctgatTGTCGCCACGACGCGTCCCGAGACGATCCTCGGTGACACGGccgtcgcggtgcacccTGACGATGCGCGCTACAAGCACCTGCACGGcaagctgctgcagcacccCTTCCTCGACCGCCAGATTCCTGTCGTGACCGACTCGATCGCGGTCGACATGGAGTTTGGTACGGGTGCGGTGAAGATCACGCCCGCGCACGACCCCAACGACTACGAGGTGGGCAAGCGCCACAACCTCGCGTTTATCAACATTCTGAACGACGACGGCACGTTGAACCACAACGCCGGCTCCTTCAAGGGCGTGAAGCGCttcacggcgcgccgcgcgatcgtcgacgcgctcaagGAGAAGGGCCTGTATGTCGAGACCAAGGACAACCCCATGACGGTGCCCgtctgctcgcgctccggcgACGTTATCGAGCCGGTGATGAAGCCGCAGTGGTGGGTCAACTGCCGCCCCctggccgacgcggcggtcgaagcggtgcgcaaggccgacATGCCGATCGAGCCACCGCAGAGCAAGCGCGAGTTCTTCCGGTGGATGGACAACATCCAGGACTGGTGTGTGTCGCGCCAGCTGTGGTGGGGCCACCGCTGCCCTGCGTACTTTGTCAATatcgagggcgaggagcaggacCGCGGCGAGGGCCGCTGGTGGGTCGtcggccgcacgctcgagcaggcgcaggagcgcggcgagaaGCTCGCTGCCGGCAAGCCCTTtacgctcgagcaggacgaggacgtgctcgacacgTGGTACTCGTCCGGCCTGTGGCCCTTCTCGATTCTCGGCTGGCCGAACCAGACGAAGGAGATGCAGTACTACTACCCCAActcgctgctcgagacCGGCTGGGACATTCTCTTCTTCTGGGTCGCGCGTATGATCATGCTCGGCGTGTACCTCACCAAGGAGCTGCCGTTCAAG
This is a stretch of genomic DNA from Malassezia japonica chromosome 3, complete sequence. It encodes these proteins:
- the VAS1 gene encoding valine--tRNA ligase (EggNog:ENOG503NXM3; COG:J), giving the protein MPAAASTAKGVAKKATAAKKATGLTYEDMIKEAIIAHGLEARLGLGRPTIKKFILAKHPDTGRIPLASFTSHFNQAVTRGESKGVFTLPKGASGKVRLAAKARAATDKKTAAKPAATKAPAKKAPAKTAGKKTATNPAVKKTATKAAPKKTAAKATAKKAPAKKTTSKPAAKKTAVKAAAKKASKPATKAAKSTAKKAAKPAAKAAKPAAKKATKPAAKKATKPVVKKASTAKRTPTAYIGIARFSMSEPQNTPPAAPPADSEGPSKSAQKKAAKLAEKQAKAAAKNALKSEKVTPAAPKKEKVKKEVKEEPQWVDPTVPGEKKDLSAPMESGYNPLHVESSWFEWWEKQGFFAPKEPSESDPYDPARTFVVPLPPPNVTGALHIGHALTISIQDALVRFYRMKGYRVLYNPGFDHAGISTQSVVEKRLARLEGKSRYDYGREAFLEKVFAWKDEYKERIGSQMRRLGASFDFSREVFTMDESPSRAVTENFCRMHEDGILYRANRLVNWCVQLNTTLSNLEVDQKQLNGRTLMNVPGYPANERIEFGVITSFAYQIVGSDERLIVATTRPETILGDTAVAVHPDDARYKHLHGKLLQHPFLDRQIPVVTDSIAVDMEFGTGAVKITPAHDPNDYEVGKRHNLAFINILNDDGTLNHNAGSFKGVKRFTARRAIVDALKEKGLYVETKDNPMTVPVCSRSGDVIEPVMKPQWWVNCRPLADAAVEAVRKADMPIEPPQSKREFFRWMDNIQDWCVSRQLWWGHRCPAYFVNIEGEEQDRGEGRWWVVGRTLEQAQERGEKLAAGKPFTLEQDEDVLDTWYSSGLWPFSILGWPNQTKEMQYYYPNSLLETGWDILFFWVARMIMLGVYLTKELPFKEVFCHAMVRDAHGRKMSKSLGNVIDPIDVIQGISLDGLQARLREGNLDEKEIAKAAAGQKKDYPKGIPQCGTDALRFTLCAYTAAGRDINLDIMRVEGYRKFCNKLWNATRFALLKLQDGFTPLTLEAQDAFQPKTLVEKWIWHRLNETAKQLNTDMEGRTFMSATAAVYNFWLYDLCDVYIEAIKPMTEADADPAVRTSAQNTLYACLDAGLKLLHPFMPYVTEELWHRLPQRPQETAETIALSRLPEWRAEHSFEKEASEFDEAFASVRAARGLAADYGLTSKIQVFIETAVDSTRAMLDTQRSVVHTLVKGCESVSVVGQASDVPPGCVVASVSATIQVHVLVRGLVDVDQELSKLAKKLTLTETQLSRTSALTQKPEWSKTPEDVKTSTQQRLDDLEAEKKALLQAQANFENLRGD